The Bacteroidota bacterium genome window below encodes:
- a CDS encoding POT family MFS transporter, giving the protein MQENTTVSNKMPKGIPYIIGNELAERFSYYGMKTILVVFMTQYIMNHTGQKDLMNETDAISWYHWFSTANYFFPIVGALVSDILWGKYKTIMLLSVVYCLGHLALALDDTRLGLSIGLTLIAIGSGGIKPCVSAHVGDQFEEKNKHLLEKIFSFFYLAINLGAAASSLLTPLVLDKYGPHLAFGIPGFLMLLATIVFYRGHKVFIAIKPAGWGVYKRDLFSPQGKKAIINLSIMYIFIAVFWALYDQTGSSWVIQAASLDKTVNLGFVKFELLDSQIQAINPILVLTLIPVFTLYLYPKINKFWTLTPLRKISIGMFITAFSYVLIAIPQGMIDAGGKPGVLWQVFAYVILTVAELLISITGLEFSYTQAPNTMKSFIMGLWLLAVALGNFLDTQINYFVTSLKDAAGNITAAYFWFYVGLMAVTSVIFLLVARRYKEENYIQSREDVMDPVLVEN; this is encoded by the coding sequence ATGCAGGAAAACACTACCGTTTCCAATAAGATGCCGAAAGGCATTCCCTACATCATCGGTAATGAGCTTGCTGAACGGTTCAGTTATTACGGAATGAAAACAATTCTCGTTGTTTTTATGACTCAATATATTATGAACCACACAGGCCAGAAAGATTTGATGAATGAGACCGATGCCATATCATGGTATCACTGGTTCAGTACGGCAAATTATTTTTTCCCTATCGTCGGCGCATTAGTTTCCGATATTCTCTGGGGAAAATACAAAACTATAATGCTCCTCTCCGTTGTTTATTGTCTAGGTCATTTAGCCCTGGCATTAGATGATACACGCCTGGGATTATCAATAGGTCTTACTTTAATAGCAATCGGTTCCGGCGGAATAAAGCCTTGCGTTTCGGCTCACGTCGGTGACCAGTTTGAAGAAAAAAATAAACACCTGCTGGAAAAAATATTCAGCTTCTTTTATTTAGCTATTAATTTAGGAGCAGCAGCTTCATCGCTTCTGACACCTTTAGTATTAGATAAATACGGTCCTCATCTTGCATTTGGTATTCCCGGATTTTTAATGCTCCTTGCAACCATAGTTTTTTACCGCGGACATAAAGTCTTTATAGCTATTAAGCCGGCAGGTTGGGGTGTTTATAAACGAGATTTATTTAGCCCGCAGGGAAAGAAAGCAATTATCAATCTTTCCATTATGTACATTTTCATAGCAGTCTTTTGGGCACTTTATGATCAGACCGGTTCTTCATGGGTAATTCAGGCAGCAAGTTTAGATAAGACTGTTAACTTGGGTTTTGTAAAATTTGAATTACTTGATTCCCAAATCCAGGCGATTAACCCAATATTAGTCCTGACTCTTATTCCCGTATTCACACTTTATTTATATCCTAAAATCAATAAGTTCTGGACTTTAACTCCACTGAGAAAAATTTCAATAGGTATGTTTATAACAGCTTTCTCTTATGTGCTCATAGCAATTCCACAGGGAATGATTGATGCAGGAGGAAAGCCGGGAGTACTATGGCAAGTCTTTGCTTATGTTATTCTGACAGTGGCAGAGCTGCTGATATCTATAACAGGTTTGGAATTCTCTTACACTCAGGCACCTAACACTATGAAGTCATTTATCATGGGACTCTGGCTTCTTGCAGTAGCGCTTGGTAACTTCTTAGATACTCAGATAAACTATTTTGTTACGAGCTTAAAAGATGCTGCAGGAAATATTACTGCAGCTTACTTCTGGTTCTATGTTGGGCTGATGGCAGTTACCTCAGTAATATTCTTACTTGTAGCCAGAAGATACAAAGAGGAAAATTACATTCAGTCACGTGAAGATGTAATGGACCCGGTATTGGTAGAGAACTGA